One genomic region from Microcystis panniformis FACHB-1757 encodes:
- the hypB gene encoding hydrogenase nickel incorporation protein HypB: MCVTCGCSDNSEVTVTNPQTGTHEHILADGTVISHSHHAHAHEHEHPHHPAEIHAQIHGNILQVEQNLLAKNNLLAAQNRGWLKGRKTVALNLVSSPGSGKTTLLTRTIADLKTAIPISVIEGDQATANDAQKISETGCQVIQINTGTGCHLEASMVERGLIELDPPMNSLVMIENVGNLVCPALFDLGENAKVVILSVTEGEDKPIKYPYMFHASQVMILTKIDLLPYVNFNLDRCLDYAYQVNPNLKVFQVSATTGEGLDAWYSWLTSLV, translated from the coding sequence ATGTGTGTAACCTGTGGTTGTTCTGATAACTCGGAAGTAACGGTAACTAATCCGCAAACGGGAACCCATGAACATATTTTAGCCGATGGTACTGTTATTAGTCATAGCCATCACGCTCACGCTCACGAGCATGAGCATCCCCATCATCCTGCGGAAATTCACGCTCAAATTCATGGTAATATTCTCCAAGTTGAGCAAAACCTGCTGGCAAAAAATAATCTATTAGCGGCACAAAATCGCGGTTGGTTGAAGGGGAGAAAAACTGTTGCTCTTAATCTGGTTTCTTCCCCCGGTTCGGGAAAAACTACCCTGTTAACTCGCACAATTGCCGATTTAAAAACCGCTATTCCTATCAGTGTCATTGAGGGAGATCAAGCAACAGCTAATGATGCTCAAAAAATTAGTGAAACCGGTTGTCAGGTTATCCAAATTAACACCGGAACAGGTTGTCATTTAGAAGCATCAATGGTAGAGAGAGGATTAATCGAACTCGATCCACCGATGAATTCTTTAGTCATGATCGAAAATGTTGGTAATCTAGTTTGTCCTGCTTTATTTGATTTGGGAGAAAATGCAAAAGTCGTCATTCTTTCCGTCACCGAAGGAGAAGATAAACCGATTAAATATCCCTATATGTTCCACGCTTCTCAAGTCATGATCTTGACAAAAATAGACCTACTGCCCTACGTTAATTTTAACCTCGATCGCTGTTTAGATTACGCCTATCAAGTTAATCCCAATCTGAAAGTTTTTCAAGTTTCTGCTACCACTGGAGAAGGTTTAGATGCTTGGTACAGTTGGTTAACATCACTGGTTTAA
- a CDS encoding ISL3 family transposase, giving the protein MWINFDQLLDLPNVTVVNYQKIAQTIFLKLALLNETIECPNCHQTLDRINQTEYNLVRDLSILGNPVYLEVPRRQFHCQKCQKYISERLSFMRLRQHHTIRYESMIYERVKNCSIEEISREEGLGWSEVELIFNHCAKELEKEEWEAPERISLDEFSNLKGHKDFITTVVDMDKKILLDVIKGHKQEELMEALKAQPDAVREKVKEVSVDMWSGFTAVIKELFPNAKIIYDRFHVMAIINDELNKLRKLMGVHEKGLPHLLWKNKEDLKDEQKQQLEVILKEHPCLGIAGEMKEEIRQIYQSSRTFRGAERKLEKWIRIGGILYESSARMIQKHLPGICNYFENQTTNGLIEGMNTKIKLIKRMSYGFTNFEHLRLKLFACFNS; this is encoded by the coding sequence ATGTGGATAAATTTTGATCAACTCCTCGATTTACCAAATGTAACAGTGGTCAATTATCAAAAAATTGCTCAGACAATTTTCCTAAAGCTTGCTCTTTTAAATGAAACAATTGAATGTCCGAATTGCCATCAAACCTTAGACAGAATCAATCAGACAGAGTATAATCTAGTCAGAGACTTGTCAATATTAGGTAATCCAGTATATTTAGAAGTACCACGCCGTCAGTTTCATTGTCAAAAGTGCCAAAAGTATATCAGCGAAAGACTGAGTTTTATGAGATTAAGACAGCATCATACAATTCGCTATGAATCGATGATTTATGAGAGAGTAAAAAATTGTAGCATCGAAGAAATAAGTCGAGAAGAAGGGTTAGGATGGTCAGAAGTTGAGTTAATATTTAATCACTGTGCTAAAGAACTAGAAAAGGAAGAGTGGGAAGCACCAGAACGAATAAGCTTAGATGAATTTAGTAACTTAAAAGGACATAAAGATTTCATCACAACGGTCGTAGATATGGACAAGAAAATTTTACTAGATGTGATTAAAGGACATAAGCAAGAAGAATTAATGGAAGCCTTAAAAGCACAGCCAGACGCAGTTCGGGAGAAAGTGAAAGAAGTGAGCGTCGATATGTGGTCAGGATTTACAGCAGTGATCAAGGAATTATTTCCCAATGCTAAAATCATCTATGACCGTTTTCATGTAATGGCTATCATCAATGACGAGCTTAATAAATTGAGAAAGTTAATGGGGGTGCATGAAAAAGGATTACCTCATTTATTATGGAAGAATAAAGAGGACTTAAAGGACGAGCAAAAACAACAACTAGAAGTTATTCTGAAAGAACATCCATGCTTAGGAATAGCCGGGGAAATGAAAGAAGAAATTAGACAAATTTATCAAAGTAGTAGAACGTTCAGAGGTGCTGAGAGAAAATTGGAAAAATGGATAAGAATAGGCGGGATATTATATGAAAGTAGTGCCAGGATGATCCAGAAGCATTTGCCAGGTATTTGTAATTACTTTGAAAATCAGACAACCAACGGATTAATTGAGGGAATGAATACCAAAATAAAGCTTATTAAAAGAATGAGTTATGGATTTACCAATTTTGAACATCTTCGACTTAAGCTGTTTGCTTGCTTTAATTCATAA
- a CDS encoding hydrogenase maturation nickel metallochaperone HypA/HybF — protein sequence MHELGITQNIIELALEHSRGMKVKRVVLEIGKLTAIMPESIAFCFDTCCQGTNIEGAMLEILEISGLGQCQDCENKLELEYPYGICDQCGSRNIVILQGQELNLKSLETESLCV from the coding sequence ATGCACGAACTAGGAATCACCCAAAATATTATCGAACTTGCCTTAGAACATTCCCGAGGAATGAAAGTTAAGCGCGTGGTGTTAGAGATTGGTAAACTAACGGCAATTATGCCAGAATCGATCGCTTTTTGTTTTGACACCTGTTGTCAAGGTACTAATATAGAGGGGGCAATGTTAGAGATTCTGGAAATTTCTGGTTTAGGACAGTGCCAAGATTGCGAAAATAAGCTAGAACTAGAATATCCCTACGGAATCTGCGATCAATGTGGTAGTCGCAATATAGTCATTTTACAGGGTCAAGAATTAAATCTCAAATCCTTGGAGACAGAATCCTTATGTGTGTAA
- the recG gene encoding ATP-dependent DNA helicase RecG encodes MKGEIPDWVRLQKALSVEAEKGYPDLQGNQYRFSEFFCLSFGDNPPVGIATSERNRWRELAQKFAQYSQFNPRQRQQLVAETRNFLQQLRQTLEATPTPKEPAVAKIINTTPITAKANSPRQVTLEQPLKYLAEVGERKASLLERLNLHKVEDLLYYYPRDHVDYSRQVNIANLTEGETVTLVGNVKRCNCFTSPKNTKLAIFELLLQDRTGQIKLNRFYAGTRYNNRAWQEGQKKLYPVGSVVAVSGLVKAGKYGLTLENPEFELLDSSGASIESLKIGRILPVYPLTDGVPADLIRKAVVAAFGAVEAIKDPLPFGLRKQYGLIDLKTAITNIHFPNNAEILSQARRRLVFDEFFFLQLGFLRRRQQYRQTQKSAIFSAKGQLIDQFNQIIPFQLTNAQKRVIEEILEDLDSSTPMNRLVQGDVGSGKTIVGVYAILAALQSGYQAALMAPTEVLAEQHYRKLVSWFNLLHLPVELLTGSTKTAKRREIHAQLETGELPLLVGTHALIQDAVNFRKLGLVVIDEQHRFGVQQRARLLSKGESPHVLTMTATPIPRTLALTLHGDLDVSQIDELPPGRQPIQTTALNGNQRRAAYDLIRREIAQGRQAYVIFPLIEESEKLDVRAAVEEYQNLSEKIFPNFNIGLLHGRMSSAEKEEILTAFRDNILQIIVSTTVIEVGVDVPNATVMLIENAERFGLSQLHQLRGRVGRGSHQSYCLLLSGSNSANSRQRLTVLEQSQDGFFISEMDMRFRGPGEVLGQRQSGLPDFALASLVEDQEVLVLARDAAEKIMLDDPHLITLPNLKQALEAKYQRMLGADILT; translated from the coding sequence ATGAAAGGGGAAATACCCGACTGGGTGAGATTACAAAAAGCCTTATCTGTAGAAGCGGAAAAAGGTTATCCCGATCTTCAGGGAAATCAATACCGTTTTAGCGAGTTTTTCTGTCTTAGTTTCGGGGATAATCCTCCCGTGGGAATTGCCACCAGTGAGAGAAATCGCTGGCGAGAATTAGCCCAAAAATTTGCCCAATATTCCCAATTTAATCCCAGACAAAGACAACAATTAGTCGCCGAAACTCGCAATTTTTTACAACAATTACGGCAAACTTTAGAAGCAACCCCCACCCCAAAAGAACCAGCTGTGGCGAAAATTATTAATACCACTCCCATCACGGCAAAGGCTAATTCTCCACGGCAAGTCACCCTCGAACAACCCTTGAAATATCTAGCGGAAGTGGGAGAGAGAAAAGCCAGTCTTTTAGAAAGATTAAACCTCCACAAAGTTGAAGATTTATTATATTATTATCCCCGGGATCATGTGGATTATAGTCGTCAAGTCAATATCGCTAATTTAACCGAGGGGGAAACGGTAACTTTAGTGGGGAATGTCAAGCGCTGTAATTGTTTTACTAGCCCCAAAAACACCAAGTTAGCTATCTTTGAATTGCTCTTACAGGATCGCACTGGACAGATAAAATTAAACCGTTTTTATGCGGGAACTCGCTATAATAATCGTGCTTGGCAAGAAGGACAAAAAAAACTCTATCCCGTCGGTTCGGTGGTGGCGGTTAGTGGTTTAGTCAAAGCGGGAAAATATGGGTTAACTTTAGAAAATCCTGAATTTGAGTTATTAGACAGTTCTGGGGCAAGTATTGAGTCCTTAAAAATCGGGCGTATCCTGCCGGTTTATCCCCTCACCGATGGAGTACCCGCCGACCTAATTAGAAAGGCTGTAGTCGCCGCTTTTGGGGCAGTAGAGGCGATAAAAGACCCCCTACCTTTCGGTCTAAGAAAACAATACGGATTAATCGATTTAAAAACAGCAATTACTAACATTCATTTCCCCAATAATGCCGAGATTCTCAGTCAAGCGCGACGGCGATTAGTCTTTGATGAATTCTTCTTTTTACAATTGGGGTTTCTGCGGCGGCGGCAACAGTATCGTCAGACACAGAAAAGCGCTATTTTTAGTGCTAAGGGTCAACTAATTGATCAATTTAATCAGATAATTCCCTTTCAATTAACCAATGCTCAAAAACGAGTTATTGAGGAAATTTTAGAGGATTTAGATTCTAGCACCCCGATGAATCGTCTTGTGCAGGGGGATGTGGGTTCTGGCAAAACAATTGTCGGAGTTTATGCCATTTTAGCAGCCCTACAATCCGGTTATCAAGCGGCATTAATGGCTCCTACGGAAGTTTTAGCAGAACAACATTATCGTAAGTTAGTTAGCTGGTTTAATCTCTTACATTTACCCGTAGAATTATTAACTGGTTCCACAAAAACCGCTAAACGGCGAGAAATTCACGCCCAATTAGAGACAGGAGAATTACCACTTTTAGTGGGAACTCATGCCCTAATTCAAGATGCAGTTAATTTCCGCAAATTAGGTTTAGTTGTTATTGATGAACAGCATCGCTTTGGGGTACAACAAAGGGCAAGATTATTAAGCAAAGGAGAGTCTCCCCACGTTTTAACCATGACAGCAACACCGATTCCCCGTACTTTAGCTTTAACCCTGCATGGGGATTTAGATGTGAGTCAAATTGACGAATTACCCCCCGGCAGACAACCGATTCAAACCACCGCTTTAAATGGCAATCAAAGAAGGGCTGCCTATGATTTAATTCGCCGTGAAATTGCCCAAGGCAGACAAGCTTATGTGATTTTTCCCTTAATTGAAGAATCGGAAAAATTAGATGTGAGGGCTGCGGTGGAAGAATATCAAAATTTATCAGAAAAGATTTTTCCCAATTTTAATATCGGTTTACTCCATGGTCGCATGAGTTCCGCCGAAAAAGAGGAAATCTTAACAGCTTTTCGCGATAATATTCTGCAAATTATTGTCTCAACTACGGTTATCGAAGTGGGGGTGGATGTTCCCAATGCCACGGTGATGTTAATTGAAAATGCCGAACGTTTTGGCCTTTCACAATTGCATCAATTACGGGGGCGCGTCGGCAGAGGTTCCCATCAATCCTATTGTTTACTTTTAAGTGGCAGTAATAGTGCTAATTCCCGTCAAAGATTGACGGTTTTGGAACAATCCCAAGACGGCTTTTTTATCTCGGAAATGGATATGCGATTTCGCGGTCCGGGGGAAGTTTTAGGACAACGACAATCGGGTTTACCAGATTTTGCCCTCGCTAGTTTAGTGGAGGATCAAGAGGTGTTAGTTTTGGCAAGAGATGCCGCCGAAAAAATTATGTTAGATGATCCCCATTTAATCACTTTGCCCAATTTGAAACAAGCTTTAGAAGCTAAATATCAACGGATGTTAGGAGCGGATATTTTAACTTGA
- a CDS encoding Rpn family recombination-promoting nuclease/putative transposase, whose amino-acid sequence MKTDSIFYDLFQSYPSIFFELINLSPGEAENYRFDSVEIKQLAFRIDGVFLPNITDPSIPIYFCEVQFQDDQNFYGRFFAEIFLYLSKTAFNNDWRGVVIYPHRRVESDKILRYQDLLTSGRVTRIYLDELDDINQDSLGIATIKLIIAKENQAVATAKQLIERVRTEFTQPQNLLQLIETILIYKLPRLSRREIEAMFSLDELKQTRYFQDVREEGKLEGKLEGKLEGKLEGKLEGKLEGKLESVPRLLALGLTVEQIAQALDLTVEKVREIPETH is encoded by the coding sequence ATGAAAACCGACAGTATTTTTTATGATCTTTTTCAATCTTATCCGTCAATTTTCTTTGAATTAATCAACCTTTCCCCCGGAGAAGCCGAGAATTACCGCTTTGATTCCGTCGAAATCAAGCAACTAGCTTTTCGTATTGATGGCGTATTTTTGCCCAATATTACCGATCCTAGCATTCCTATTTATTTCTGCGAGGTGCAATTTCAAGATGATCAGAATTTTTATGGCCGTTTCTTTGCTGAAATCTTCTTATATCTCAGTAAAACTGCTTTTAACAATGATTGGCGCGGGGTGGTCATTTATCCCCATCGTCGGGTAGAATCAGATAAGATTTTACGTTATCAAGACTTATTGACATCTGGGAGAGTGACGCGAATCTATTTAGATGAACTAGATGATATTAATCAAGATTCCCTCGGTATTGCCACCATAAAATTAATTATTGCTAAAGAAAATCAAGCCGTGGCAACAGCCAAACAACTTATTGAACGAGTGCGAACTGAATTTACCCAACCGCAAAACCTCCTACAATTAATAGAAACGATCCTTATCTATAAATTACCACGTCTAAGTCGCCGGGAGATAGAAGCCATGTTTAGTTTAGATGAACTGAAACAAACCCGTTATTTTCAAGACGTTCGAGAAGAAGGTAAACTGGAAGGTAAACTGGAAGGTAAACTGGAAGGTAAACTGGAAGGTAAACTGGAAGGTAAACTGGAAGGTAAACTGGAATCTGTGCCGCGTTTATTGGCTTTAGGTTTAACGGTAGAACAAATTGCTCAAGCCTTGGACTTAACTGTAGAAAAAGTGCGAGAAATACCAGAAACCCATTAA
- the hypE gene encoding hydrogenase expression/formation protein HypE, whose amino-acid sequence MTSTPSASLKLKKTKITDTNITLSHGSGGRAMRDLINEIFVSNFDNNLLAPLEDQARFEIKDLAKIGERLAFTTDSYVVSPLFFPGGDIGSLAVNGTVNDLAVGGAIPLYLSCSFILEEGLSIDTLKTIVTSMKIAAEKAAVKIVTGDTKVVLKGQGDQIFINTSGVGVIPAGINSGANNLQVGDRILLNGFLGDHGAAILIARGELDLQCTIESDCQALNSLISAILAVCPQVKAMRDATRGGLATVLNEFAQSSGVGIQVQETAIPIREEVRGMCELLGLEPLYLANEGKLVLVVPPEAENRVLAVMRSHPDGKNAASIGEVVASPPNLVYLKTPFGTNRILDMLVGEQLPRIC is encoded by the coding sequence ATGACTAGCACTCCTTCAGCTTCTTTAAAATTAAAAAAAACAAAAATTACCGACACAAATATCACTCTCTCCCATGGCAGCGGTGGCAGAGCAATGCGGGATTTAATTAACGAGATATTCGTTAGTAACTTCGATAATAACTTACTGGCACCCCTTGAAGATCAAGCCCGATTTGAGATTAAAGATTTGGCTAAAATAGGCGAGCGCTTGGCATTTACAACCGATTCCTATGTGGTTTCTCCTCTATTCTTTCCGGGGGGTGATATTGGCAGTTTAGCAGTCAATGGAACCGTTAATGATTTGGCTGTCGGTGGGGCAATTCCTCTCTATCTCAGTTGTAGTTTTATCCTCGAAGAAGGTTTATCTATCGACACCCTAAAAACCATCGTTACTAGCATGAAAATAGCCGCCGAAAAAGCAGCAGTAAAAATCGTCACCGGGGATACAAAAGTCGTTCTCAAGGGACAAGGGGATCAAATATTTATTAACACCTCTGGAGTCGGAGTAATTCCGGCCGGAATCAATTCTGGGGCGAATAATTTACAAGTTGGCGATCGCATTTTGCTAAACGGTTTTCTGGGGGATCACGGTGCCGCCATTCTGATTGCTAGGGGCGAATTAGACCTACAATGCACAATCGAAAGCGATTGTCAAGCCTTGAATTCTTTAATTTCTGCAATTCTGGCCGTTTGCCCACAAGTTAAAGCGATGCGGGATGCCACTAGAGGCGGATTAGCCACGGTTTTAAACGAATTTGCCCAAAGTTCAGGGGTGGGAATACAGGTGCAGGAAACGGCGATCCCCATCCGGGAAGAAGTGCGAGGAATGTGCGAATTATTGGGCTTAGAACCGCTTTATCTGGCAAATGAGGGCAAATTAGTCCTTGTCGTGCCTCCAGAGGCAGAAAATCGCGTTTTAGCAGTGATGCGTTCCCATCCTGACGGTAAAAATGCCGCTTCTATCGGGGAAGTCGTCGCTTCTCCCCCCAATTTAGTTTACTTAAAAACCCCTTTCGGCACTAACAGAATTCTCGATATGTTAGTCGGTGAACAATTACCGAGAATATGTTAA
- a CDS encoding helix-turn-helix domain-containing protein has protein sequence MTLALDDNIYNQLLTKFQPKIIENEEEYQQVRHLLLNLISKQDRLPEETAMVKLMATIIKDFDAKQPQPEPASPQEVLLHLMSANNMKQADLVSKIGSKGVVSEIVNGKRSISKAQGKILGEIFNVSPSVFI, from the coding sequence ATGACCCTAGCACTTGATGACAATATTTATAATCAACTGTTGACTAAATTTCAACCTAAAATCATTGAAAATGAGGAAGAATATCAACAAGTTCGTCATCTTCTTCTTAATCTAATTAGTAAACAGGATCGACTACCAGAAGAAACCGCGATGGTTAAATTAATGGCGACAATTATTAAGGATTTTGATGCCAAACAACCTCAACCAGAACCAGCTTCACCGCAGGAAGTATTATTACACTTAATGTCAGCTAACAACATGAAACAAGCTGATTTAGTTAGTAAAATTGGTTCTAAGGGGGTGGTTTCTGAGATTGTTAATGGCAAGCGATCGATTAGTAAAGCTCAAGGGAAAATTTTAGGAGAGATTTTCAATGTTTCCCCCAGTGTATTCATTTAA